A region of Colletotrichum destructivum chromosome 11, complete sequence DNA encodes the following proteins:
- a CDS encoding Putative FAD-binding domain, FAD/NAD(P)-binding domain superfamily, translating to MMSTLQNRFDSAEPMQRETSSGLSILVVGGGIAGLGFAIEGYRKGHNVRIIDRRPNFEDYGDIIGILDSALHSMKHWPGFLEACYETPFPKSYMAYKYDGSLIGKLGEGLGMSRAEFHRLLHQYALRIGVSIRNSAKAVDYFETDSQGGVILESGEHLTADVVVAADGIGSRSWRLIAGTKEEPISSSFAMFRSTFPVELAMQNPLIAEAFAGVESESRLYFGPGAHMVMGKTPKDMIWMLTHKDDGNAAEDWARPADPMDALPYVEGWAPWFKELIKTTPKDRVVDFKLMWRNPRETWVSPKARVVQVGDAAHTFLPTSASGATMALEDAFSLAALLHLGGKNNAPLALRVQNKLRFERVTCAQKMGFKNRETFHNTDWDAVARNPSSVNKQIGDWVSRHDPERYAYDMYTKCVSHIITGTPFHNSNTPPGHTFAPWTVSELLDYAARGEKIVDDGDWF from the exons ATGATGAGCACACTCCAAAACAGATTCGACAGCGCGGAGCCCATGCAGCGCGAAACTTCATCTGGACTATCTATTTTAGTAGTCGGGGGTGGAATCGCTGGTTTGGGCTTTGCAATTGAAGGATATCGAAAGGGTCATAATGTTCGCATCATTGATCGGCGACCCAACTTCGAAGATTACG GTGATATTATCGGCATCCTGGACTCTGCTTTGCATTCAATGAAACACTGGCCTGGGTTTCTTGAAGCATGTTACGAAACGCCTTTCCCGAAATCTTACATGGCATACAAGTATGATGGCTCACTTATTGGAAAGTTGGGAGAAGGTCTTGGAATGAGCCGAGCTGAATTTCATCGCCTGCTGCATCAGTATGCGTTACGAATCGGTGTTTCCATTCGCAACTCAGCCAAGGCAGTGGATTATTTTGAGACTGACAGCCAGGGTGGCGTCATACTTGAGAGCGGAGAGCACCTCACTGcagatgtcgtcgtcgccgctgacGGGATCGGCTCAAGATCATGGCGATTGATAGCTGGCACTAAGGAAGAGCCCATAAGCTCAAGCTTCGCCATGTTCAGGAGCACCTTTCCGGTTGAGTTGGCCATGCAGAACCCGTTGATTGCCGAGGCCTTCGCAGGCGTTGAGTCAGAGAGTCGGCTGTACTTCGGCCCTGGAGCTCATATGGTAATGGGGAAAACGCCCAAAGATATGATCTGGATGCTCACACACAAG GACGATGGCAATGCTGCAGAAGACTGGGCCAGACCTGCCGATCCTATGGACGCGCTTCCTTATGTGGAGGGCTGGGCGCCATGGTTCAAGGAACTTATCAAGACAACCCCGAAAGACAGGGTAGTGGACTTCAAGCTAATGTGGCGCAATCCTCGGGAAACGTGGGTTTCTCCCAAAGCACGAGTTGTCCAGGTTGGCGACGCAGCCCACACGTTCCTACCCACGTCGGCGAGCGGTGCTACGATGGCACTTGAGGATGCGTTTTCTCTTGCAGCTCTGCTTCATCTGGGAGGGAAGAACAACGCGCCGTTGGCACTGAGGGTTCAAAACAAGCTCAG GTTTGAGCGTGTGACATGTGCTCAGAAGATGGGCTTCAAAAACAGGGAAACTTTCCATAATACTGACTGGGATGCTGTAGCCAGGAATCCCTCTTCAGTCAATAAGCAGATTGGTGACTGGGTCTCCAGGCACGACCCAGAGAGGTATGCTTACGACATGTACACGAAGTGCGTTAGTCACATTATCACCGGAACACCATTCCACAATTCAAACACGCCACCAGGGCATACCTTTGCGCCATGGACGGTTTCAGAGCTTCTAGATTACGCAGCACGAGGGGAAAAGATTGTGGATGATGGCGATTGGTTTTGA